GCTAGATCGGGGGCCAGAAATTAAGGGTATAGTGTCAGTCGTTCCATTCGTCGTACACCCGTCGCGCGTCCCTCCTGCCTACGCCGATATGTACCAGTCTTTCCGCGCAAATGAGGACGCTCCGGCCAATACTGCCGAAGCTATGAATGCTTTTCTCGGTACGTTTCGCGCGTGTTTGTTTTCTCAACGCCTTGCTAACAGATCATCATAGATGCCGCGGAGGCTAACCCCGACGACCCCGACGTATTTGTTCTCCATAGCCCACATCTACGCAAATTTCCTCCGACGTATATCTCTGTGTGCGGGGTTGACCCCCTAAGAGATGATGGATTAATTTTCGATAAAGTGCTGCGTGACCTCGGGTACGATTAACACATCACTGCCTCGAGCCGTTATTTGGAGGCCGTCTAGCTGACATTCAGTAGCGTTTCGACGAAACTTGACCACTATGAAGGGTTGCCGCACGTATTCTGGGCGTTCGGTTGCGAGCCTCCGGACGGAAGCTTCATAAACGACCTGCTCACTGGTATTGGGTTCGTCTTACAGGCAGAATCTTGATAGCCGCCAATTTGGGCTTTACCGCGGAAGGGCATATTGCGTCCACAGTCCAGAGTCTGAGGTTCTGCGAACTTTCTTAGCTTATCATATACTAGTGTGTGTATAATGTGTTAAAAAGATTGGCAATTGCTTACTGGTATTAACGCAATTCATTAAAGAGCCACCCTATTCCCCATCTTGGCTTTTCAAGCTTCTCATTTGCCGCGTCCTTATTCTCGTGATCCTCATCTTTGTAATTCGTACAAAATCGCCCTCTATAGCCACCATCCTCCATGTTCTTCAATCGCTCCCGAAACGGCTCAAACAAGGTAATAGCCTCATCTACAGTCTTTCCGAGGCCAGGAACCTCATCGATAGAGCCGTAAAACGTAACGCCCATATCCTTCATCATTTCGGCCTTGTCGTTCATAGTCAAAGCGTATCGCATCTTGACACGCCACAAATCTGGTGCATGTGGAAGCCAAGACTGACAGACTTTGTCTTCATATTTATGCCGTAGTGCATCTCGCGTGAAATTTGCTACCCACGCACCGCCTGTCGTCGGGAAGGCGACGTGTACTTCCGAAGGAAAATGATAGTCATAAAAAATTCCGTCATCGACTCTGCGCGAGTGCCGAAAGTATAGATCCCAATTCGGCCACCACTGCGCGCCAAGCTGGACCATGCGAGTGGCGAGCCCATCGTCTTCATCCGGCGACCGCGAGGTATCGTGCGTGTTCGGTAGTCCGAGGTATTGAAGGTCCACGGCCAACGGGTTCCTGAGGAACACGACGCCGCCTGTTGAGGGATACGCGACAAGGtatccgtcgccgccgaatAGGTTGGATCTCCAACACCCGTTCGGGATACTGTGAAAGCCGCCGTCCATGGGATTCATGTAGTGAATATTCTGGTTCTCGCCTTGCACCCAGCATTGTGGGACATGTGAATGGATTTCAACGAAGCATTTGTCTTCGTCACAGGGACGGAAGTCTTCGTCATATTCATATGCGCTGAAGATACCAGCGAAAAGGGCGAATAACAGGAAAATGCAAATTGCTGGCTTTGCTCGACTCATAATGGCGACGGTGAATCATGTAGTGGCAGCAGTAAAGGCTTCGGGAACAAGACTTATGAGCGGCTGCAGTTAAATGAGCTGAAGAACAAGTCTTTGGGGTTATTTATGTGACGTGGCCTTGACAAGCGTCAGCATTTGACGGGGGCAAGTGTCGCGTCGGTAGAGAGTCTGGTGGGGGTGGCGACTCGTTTTAGCCTGAAGAAAGAACCCACTTTTTCGAGCAAGTATGGCGCTGGGCCGCTGGCACACCAGTGCCCCTCAATTATTAGTAGGCCTTTTATGCTACAACATCACCTCTACCATAATTTATCGACCAACATGTTCCTTGCGACCAACAAGCTTACTTTGTTTCTATTGTAGGAGTACAGAGCCCGAAATGGCAGCCGCCGAGCTTAACATAAGGATGGGGTATCTAATAACCCGCGTTAAACTAGGCGCTGGTGTTTCAGAAGAATACACGATCCGAATCCCGACATTTGGAATTTCCTCTCTTAGTCATTTTCCTAAGCTCCCGCCGCTTTACCTTAAGTAGCGCCTAAGTAGCCTAAGTAGCGCCTAATTAGTGCCTACGTAGCGCCTAAGTCGCGCCTAAGCTACCTCCTTAAGCTACCCTCTATAATTAGGTATATAGGGCGCCTAATTAGTTTATAACCTAGTAGGTAGGTCTTTATACCGGCGGCTACGAATATAATATACCGTTAACGCTATATAGCGTTTAGGAGCAAGGGATTATTCTATATAAATACATCCCTCGGGCTAGTAGGTaattattatagctatatacGGTATTAATAGCCTTAATTAAGGTACGGAATATATATTAAGCTATATATTAGGAATAGCTAATAATAGTAAGAATGCATTCTACCTTATTTATTTCTCTTGCGGCTAGTTAATAGCGATTCCTCTATATCTTCTATAGTATCTACTATTAAGTAACGaatatatagtatattaaagatagtaatatttattaattataactATTTACTAGCCGTAATATAAGATATCCTCTATCGCGggtattataatagctatacTCTAATATAAATTCTTTACCGTAAATCGGTACGTACCTATATATCTAGTATAACTCCTACTCGTTAATTATTCTTTATCGGCCTGCCTTAGCTCTATTAGAACCGCCGCTATTTATTATAACGTAAGGCTAAATAGCTAGGGGATAGTATAAGCCCCTTTAGAGTTATCTATATAAAGTTAGGGGCTAATACGCTTAAGTATCTAATAATatagtacgttagtactagCCTAGCTATAGAGTGCGCTAATCTCTATAACGTTCTAGTAGGAGCTCGTCGGTCTATAGGCAACTAACGTATAGCTTTAATACGGCCTAAAATAACTAATTAAATGCCAGTAAAAGCGATATAACGGGATAGATCGCTAGACCCTTATTAGCTCCTAGTGTAAATGCGGAATATCGCTATAGGTTAAGCTATTAATGCTATAAACCGGCGGATAACCTCGCTTAGTAACTAAAGCTCCGAAACGAAGCCTTAATAAAGCATTAAAGCTTATGCCTAGGCCTGAGAAATTATAGAGGCGCGCCGCGTAGCTTGCATTTATTATTCAAATGAATATATAAATTGGTCCGTAGAGACCTGGCTATCTATGCTTAGGTAATGAATAAACTAGTTCCTCCGGCGCTCTAGGCTCGACTTGATTACAATGATCCATTAGGCACGTGCTGGGCCACGTGATGACGGTTTACCCTTGCCGTACGATCCTGCCTAGTCAAGCCGCCAGGCAGCCGTCTTTGGTTTGTGACATGCACGTTTGAGCTCTTtggcgctgcagcacgagGATATTTATGGACCGAGGAGGTTCGTGATCACGCCAATACTGGCGGATCAGTGGCTCAGAGCTGGGACGTGCAgggctcggcgggctgcCATACGATATGGCAACCACAGATACCAGGGATGTGTCTGGCGGCGTTCTCTGGATCGCCGGAAGTATGGCTATCGTACCGGAATGGCTCGACTTCAACTCTAAATTCAGTTTGGCGCCTGGGCTGTCAAACAACTGATTGGTTCTGTTGCGGGGGTGGAAGATGAGACAGGGGCTGTCGTGTCCCAGCTCACTAGTCCTGCCGCGGATGTTgagccgccagcagcaatGCCTATCACCGCATGTCCGGTCaatgccgctgctgcagagGTGGAGACTTTCGTCTTCGTTAAGACAGGTAATCTCTACCGTGTACCATGGGTGATCAAGTCTGGACAGTTAATCCGGGTGTTCCATCCTTTTGACGTACGTGGATGGATACCGCTTTGCACACCATCCCTCAGTCACCACATACCAAACTCCGACATGTCAATTCATCTATGGACCTTGGAGAACATTGTAACTGGATGCAGCACGCTAAGAGCCTCTGAACGAGTGTGGTCATCTCTCGTCAACACCTCCGGAAATGCAATATTGCACTTGGGCCTTTGCTGGAGCTTGTACGGTTGCCGTTCGAAACGAATGTTGCTCGAATTGTCTGGCTGCTCAACCAAAGAAGTAGAAGTACTCGAGTCTTCACTGCGACGTTGCAGTAGGGGGACGAAGAAAGATAACGCGCCAATAATCCGAACTGGAGACGGCTCTCGCTCTCAGATGCCGAATTCACTATGGTCGTCCGTAATGATAAGCTGAGGCCCCTTCCAGCCTAAAACGATCTTCATTATCTCGACCCCGCTCCGCTGGTTCCCAAACGCGGCTTTGACAATGTCTTCCGTGATCGTGACCTCGTCTCCCTTCCGGTCGAGAATGACCTTCATTATCTCGGTTCCGGTCTCCCGGTTCCCAGCCGCGGCCCTGACAATGTCTGTGATCGTGACCTTGACTCCCTTCCGGTCAAGAATGGTTTTATTCGGTCCCAAGGGCGATGCACGTACTCATCCACGCCAAAAGCTGCCACTCTTGTCAAAATGAACGCTATTCATCAAATAAGTTCATCGTATACTCCGTGATCTACCCTCGAGACGGGCGTGACCCTCAACCTTCGCTTCAGTATTCCACCGGGCACCCAGCCTCCCAGTGTCCCCTGCCCCCACAATTTATGCAACGTCCTGACTCGAATCTGCGATTGTGGCCTTCCCGAATGGTAGCAAGACTTGCAAAGCAATCATCTACGCAGTGACCCCATGTATCGCACATATAGCACCTGATATGTCGCGTTGTTCTGCGAGAATATGTGCTCCTGGAGGAGAGTCTCGTGTCCCGACGTTGCGTTGGGACCGTATCGAACCCTACGTTTGCTCGCATACCTGTGGGCAACGGTTAAACCAAGATCGTAACGAGGATAAATTGCATACCAGGTTGTTCCATGGCTCTAGTAATCTGCTCCCGGAGAATCGGCGAGTCGAGGATCTGGAACGTCAAGCGAGTGTTGTTGCCAATTTGCACCTTTGCATTTCCAGATGCGCTGATCTCGCTGGCATTGTTGAGCGTCATTATTGCGCCTTGTAATGTTTGGTGGAGACCGAGCAAGATTACCAGTGCCGCGGGGTTTAACGCGTTAGCAGATGGAAGACGCGTTGAGTCGCGGCCCCACGCCAAAAGAAAATGCCCTTGAGGTGGGGCATTTCCTCACTGACCATTCCGGTTAGAGTATCCGCCCCCGAATGATGAGGTAAGCTGCAGAATAaggctcggcctcggcgcgggaTTAGGCTCACTGTGGCGCCGTTGGGCAACTCTTGGTCACGTGCCAAAGCACCCCAACCGGTGGGTGTTGGAGCTCACTGGTCCATCAGTCCTCCGAAGGGTCCCGGTCCACTACGGAGGGCGAGAGGGGACAGTATTGCAAAACCTATTTTAGGTTtaggggcagcggcgggcagaTATTTAAGTACTTCGGTTAATCTTAATAGAAGTACCGCGGACTAGCGGTAGGTCCGCTTAGCCTCCTAGCGCTAGCACTAGATTCCCGCAATACTTACTACGGAAGTAATTACTATTAGGAATAGCTAGTATTATACTAGTATATAGTAATATAAATTATTTAGCGAAGTTTTAAGATATAAATACCTATACGTCGGCCctataaatataaaagagtattatattattattacctcGAGAACGGTTATATACTTAAGGGCGAATAAGGTCTATAATAGGTTATACCTTAGACTAAACTAgcttttttattattaacGTAATAGATATTTAAAATAAATAACTACTATCGAAAATTACTATTATATTAGATTTTACTTATATAAGaagtatattaataaatagaTCCATTTTCTCTATACGCTATAAATAAATTTCCTATATAATTACTAAGGTATTATTATTTACGTTATCTTTATCTTCGcgcttatattatatataggtaAATAGGCTAGAGGGTTATAGCGGTAATTTTATATCTTTTTAATAGCGAAATAGCGTATTAACCTCCTACTTAAAAAAGTCTAGTAAACTTTACCTATATCGATTAAGTAACGACcttataatttaatatatagaTTAAAAGTAATTCTTCCCTTAAGTATTATATTCTCCTATTTTTACCTTAATTTATTATCTTCCCCTCTctatatataaaataagTTCTTTAAAAATCCTACCTAAATATAtctattatatttaagtagGGAAAAAGTATTAAGATCtttttataataatatatatcGATATAAACTATTATAGCCGTTACGGATTAGCTAATCTATTTCGATCCTAGCGTTACGCTAGATCTAAGACCTTAGCGCTTTTAGGCCCTTACGATAAAGTTATTAAAGTTAAAGACTCTTTACTTAGGCTAGTTAGCTTAATAAATTAGCTTTTATATAATAGACCGAAACTTATTACGTCTATTAGTATTAATTAGGCATAGCTTATCCTAAGGGGGTTATTTATATTAGGCGCTATAGGCTTATAGGTATATATACCGTTATCTAACGCGTTAAGTAATACTCTATTTATAACTATTATATCTATAATGAGCTAAGTAATCTAGAACTCTAAAAGTAATATAAAGAAGTATTTAAGATAGAAAATAGGCTATTAATAGGTTTATATTAGCCTTTTACTTATAAGCCTAAAAGCTAGGTACTTTAATAAGCTTTCGGTAAAGATTCTAGAGATAGTATTACCCCTAAAAGATATAGTTATTAAGTTTTCCTCTATAGACCTATTAACCTAGCCTTTATTCGCTAATATACTCTTTAATTATCTCTACCCGCTTTTTAATATAATCGATCTAACTAATAAAGATCTTTAATCTATCTTATATACCTCGAGCTTTTTAAGGAAGAAAATAGTAATAATACCTAATACTAATAAGTATATTATACTATtaagtatacttatatctaGCTATTTTTCGAATAACTAGGCTAAGTAGCTAAAAGTTCTCgttattttaatattaactAAAGTAGTCGATAAGTAAGAGCTAGTTACCCCCTTAAGGCTAAAAAAAtacttaatattaataaaggataATAAAAAGAGAAAGGTAAAGTAAGAAGACTTAAGTTTAGTATCTAAACGTAAAAAGTACCTTAAAAGAGGAGCCTAAATAAAAAAAGAGGGCGCTAATATAAGAGGTAATTAAATTAAATAAGAGATTTACGTTAAGATTAAAGAAGAGCCTATAGCTATTATTCCTTATTAGAGCTTAATACTTAACTACCTTAAGGATTCTTAAAATATCCTTATAGAGGACGCTATAATAGATCTTAGTAGTATAGGTAACTTAGACTATAATTTTAAGCTAGCTAATATCGAAAAAGGAAAAGACTATATAAAAGGGAGCGAACTATAAAAGGTAGATAAAGGCGATTATAAAGAAAGAATAAGCCTTACCCTAGAgtttatataatattaagtaCTAAATAATTAATTTAACGCTAACTATAATAAGTAACTTCCTAATCGCTTTCTTAGGTCTCGATAAGCGGTAATATATAGGTATCTAACGGTAATAAACTTAGTTACCCTCTATTAGCCTACTTAATGCGGTTTAGAGGCCTTAAGACTCTTATAACGTATATAGTTCGATATAAAAAGAGAAGCTAATAAAAAGTATAGCTATATAGGCAACCTATTAGAGCTATCGctatctttattattatcgctTATTTTCTTAATATAATCTCCTTACTTATCCTTAATACTTATTTTAATAATTAGCTATTTCGCTATATTATTATCTCTTAGCTTATCTTCGTAAGCTTAGGCTACCTACTTTAATAGTAATTCCTATCGATCGTTAGTAAGTCTCGCTATATAAGCGGACGAGTATTATATATATTCTATAACGCCTTTAGTCGGTACTTAGCGATAAAATAATATAGGCTATTAGCCGCTTTCgatatattaaataatatagtCCTAAAGAGCGAAATAAAAGCGCTAAAAAGGCTATAGCTTATTTAAATCTCGACTTGACTTAAGAGCTATTTAATTAAAAtctatattaataagaaGCTAACGGTATTAATTCTTAGTTTCTAGCTTTAAATACgaattaatattaatatctAATAAGGGGCGCTCTATATCGGTTAAAATAGAGCGATTAATAAGGATGCCTTAATTATATACCTTTTATAGGTTAGGATAATAATAGTTTATTTAAGGCTAgctataaataatatatagcCGGTTTTTCTAGAAATATATCTAATATATATTCTAGGCTTTTATAAAATCGAAAAGTTCTTAATATAGAAAGTCCTTATAGATAGCGTAAAGGGCAATCTAGTCTTTAAGTATATCGCTATCGAAATCTCTATCTTTCGTAAGCTCTCTAAAGTACTCGACCTATTATTAAGACGAGATATATAATATTCTCTTTTACTAGCTCTTAATCTTAATATTTTTTATATTAAGGGCTACTTTATATAAGTCTTTAAGTTATTTTCCTTATTAAAATACTTAactatattattttattCTCCCTTCGGACTTTAAGATAAAATTCTAATAGGCTATAGCGACTAATAGGGTTTTATTACCCCTATTAGCTTATAGAAACTATAGCTATAagctataagtattatatacCGCTAAgtattactttaatatacttaaagTAATTATAGCCGAGTACCTAATATAGAActaaataatattataggaatatatattaattactatatatatttCGAATCTATATACtttaagcttattatagctattaatatattattaatagttCGGTCTTAAGATTAAGAACTACCCTTTCTTTCTCTAGAATATCCTTTTATAAAGCTTAACTTTATTTAAGAATATAACTTTATATATCTAGAAAAGAGGGTCCCTTAAGACTTAAAGCTATATTTATTAGCGGAAATAAGGCTAAAGAAGATTCTTCCTATATCCTAAAATAGCGTTAGACCGCTATATTATCTCGATAATAGCTTACTCTACCTTTTTTAATAACGTAAGGCGCTTTTTTTCGCTATTAAGCCTTTATAGCTAGCGGTAATCTAAGTAAAGTTTAATTCGTTTTAAACCTCGCTTTATAATAGGCTAACCTTATCGTTATAAAACGCTAATTATCTACTTTTCGGTTAGCCTAACCTAAAAGATTAAGTTATATATTATCTTAATTAGCTCTAAAGTTTCTTTAGTCTAGgtttattaataaagtaaatCTTAGTCTATAATCTAATAAGATAGGGTACTAAgattaactataatataaaagtATTTATATAACTTATAACGAATCTTACTTTATAAAACGCTATTAAAGTAAAGATAGGATATATACTTATAGTATTAATCgataatattatatagatATACTATAGTAGACGGTAACGTAAAGTAGACTTAAGTAATATTAGCGATAAGATAATTTAGCGTTAAGGGGTATAAAGTAAATATTTCTATCTCgctattatattagctaATTAGCTATAGCTTTATATTAAAATAAGGGCTAAGATAAGTAACTACCTAAAAGGGAATAGCCTTAgcgctattaatatattttaaagGCTATATCTTAAATTACTAATAGGTTAGGCTATACTTAACTTATAGtattataataagtatttattaatttaatTTTTCCTTATACTTTATTACTTACCTTCTATCTTTTATCTAGCTTTATATAAAGTACTTACTAGgaattaatattatagccCTTAATAATACCGATAGCCTTAGTAAAAGTAAAGCCTTAAAGTCGACTAAGGCGTAGGGtagctatattaaattaaTTTATAAGGATAAAGGATTATCCTAACTTAGCGACTATAGAATATTAGGTAAGGTCCCTATAAGGTTTAAACTATACTTCGTCTTAAAgtatagctattaatataaacTTTTTACTAAAGAAAACGAAAAAGGCTAAGAGGCTTCCCTTATTTAATTTAATCCGCGATTTCCTATACCGcccttatattatataagctattaaaGCTCCTAGCTATAAGtatactttataaaataattaattaaatacTAAAGGGTAAAGATACCTACCTTATTAATACTATCTTTAAATACTGGCGTTATTTATTAAGATTACGCTAAAAACGGCTATACTTATAAGTTAGTAAATAATCCTAAAATAGGTAGAATAATCATAAATTAATTAAGCGATAGTATTTATAGGTATTAATTAACGCTATCGCTACTATATATATCTTTTAGTAGCTTAATAAATAACTTAAGCTTATAAAGGAGGACCTAAACGATATATAAAGTAAGGCTATATAGTAAATAATATAGTAAGTATAGGCATATAGTCTTAATATAGTAGCTTCTTCTTCTATATCGGGCCTACTTTATATTTTACCTCTTAATAAGTAAAAGCTTTTAGCGCTAGAAACTATTATTAAAGCTACTCGCCTCTAGATTATAAGTATTCTAACTATACTAGTTTATTATATTCGATATTAACCTTATCGGTAGGAATTAAATACCCTTAATAAGGATAAGGAAGAGGCTAAGTAGAATAGAGGAATATAATATCTACGATATAGCCGCTTAATAAATTAAATTACTAAATTACTAAATCCTCTCTATATAGTCTTTAAGTACTTCTAAACTACTAGCTTACTTTAGACCTATTTCTAAAACTAGCTAATATGGGCTATAGTACTTAGGCTAAAGTATTGCGAGGTAGATAGACGATTAGCTAACCTATTCTAGCCTTTCCCTCTATAATTTTTAGGGTTTTATAACACCGACCTCTATAGCCCGCTATAGTCCATACCTAATTATAAGGCAACGAAGACGCGGACAGGGCAGCTAAAGAAGCTACAGGATGGCGCGAGAGAGGAGCACCGGGAGCGCGAGCAGAGATGCCCGCGGAGCTTTACTCCCTCCGTTCTATATAGAAAATATAGACACATAGAAAAAACCTATAAGACCTAGGCGACAAGGTAGGCGGCGGAAAAGCGAGGCAGGACCTCATACCGCTATATTACTAAGCCGACTAAAAAGGTCCTT
Above is a genomic segment from Purpureocillium takamizusanense chromosome 2, complete sequence containing:
- a CDS encoding uncharacterized protein (EggNog:ENOG503P6T8~SECRETED:SignalP(1-23~SECRETED:cutsite=FSA-YE~SECRETED:prob=0.5507)), encoding MSRAKPAICIFLLFALFAGIFSAYEYDEDFRPCDEDKCFVEIHSHVPQCWVQGENQNIHYMNPMDGGFHSIPNGCWRSNLFGGDGYLVAYPSTGGVVFLRNPLAVDLQYLGLPNTHDTSRSPDEDDGLATRMVQLGAQWWPNWDLYFRHSRRVDDGIFYDYHFPSEVHVAFPTTGGAWVANFTRDALRHKYEDKVCQSWLPHAPDLWRVKMRYALTMNDKAEMMKDMGVTFYGSIDEVPGLGKTVDEAITLFEPFRERLKNMEDGGYRGRFCTNYKDEDHENKDAANEKLEKPRWGIGWLFNELR
- the ANKDD1A gene encoding DNA-directed DNA polymerase (EggNog:ENOG50KOG4177~COG:I), whose protein sequence is MKVILDRKGDEVTITEDIVKAAFGNQRSGVEIMKIVLGWKGPQLIITDDHSEFGI